A window of Nocardiopsis sp. Huas11 genomic DNA:
TGCCGTCGGCCCCCTCCCCGGAGCCCCGCACGGTGAGCGTCCGGGTCCGGTAGGGGGCGGCGGCCCGGGACATGACCGACGCGCCACCGTCGGAGGCGGGCCCGTCCTGCTCACTCGGCCCGGGCTCGGGAGCCCGCTCGTCATCGGCCGGCGCGTCGGCCGTTCCCTCGTCCTCCCCGTCGGCCGATCCGTCGCCGGAGTCCTCGGCACGGGCCTCCGGGCCGGAACCGCCCTCCGCGTCGGCGGGGTCGTCGGAGGCGGGCGGATCCTCCGCCCCCGTCTCAACCGTCTCCTCCGGCCCGTCCGTTCCGTCCGGCCCGTCCGTTTCCGGCGGGTCGGTCGGGTCGGGCGGCGGTTCCTCGTCTCCCAGCACCCGGTCGAGCAGGTCCTCGTCCAGGCCCGGAGCGTCGAACGGATTGCGCCGCCGCCGGTGCGGGAGCGCGAGCAGAGCGGCGCGGCGGATGTCGGCCAGCGTGACCGAGGTCCGGCCCGCCCACGCCGCGTGGGCCACCGCCGTGCGCGCGGTGACGATGTCGGCCCGCAGGCCGTCCACCCCGAACGCCGCGCACACCTCGGCGATCTTCAGCAGCGCGGCCTCGGACAACCGCACCCTCGCGACCAGCTCCCGGGCCTCGGCGATACGTGCGGCGAGCGCCTTCTCCGTCTCGTGGAAGCGAGCCGAGAACGCGGCCGGGTCCGCGTCGTAGGCCATGCGCCTGCGGACCACCTCGGCGCGGGCCGCGGGCTCACGCGGCGCGGCGATCTCGACGGTGAGGCCGAACCGGTCGAGGAGCTGCGGGCGCAGCTCGCCCTCCTCCGGGTTCATCGTGCCGATGAGCAGGAACCGGGCCGCGTGCTCCACGGAGAACCCGTCGCGCTCCACGGTCACGCGTCCGGTCGCGGCGGCGTCCAGCAGCAGGTCCACCAGGTGGTCGTGCAGCAGGTTCACCTCGTCGACGTACAGGAGCCCCCGGTGCGACCGGGCGAGCAGTCCGGGCTCGTAGGACACCTGGCCGTGTGTGAGCGCCTGTTCGAGGTGCAGGGAGCCGAGCACGCGGTCCTCGGTGGCGCCGACCGGCAGTTCGACCAGGCGCACCGGCCGGCTCTCCACGACCGACCCCGACTCGAACGGGCCGTCCGGGGAGCGCTGGCCGTCGTCGGCGGGGTCCACGGAGAAGCGGTCGCCCTGGTAGACGTCGATGGGCGGCAGGAGGGACGCCAGGGCCCGGACGGCCGTGGACTTGGCCGTGCCCTTCTCGCCGCGCACCAGGACCCCGCCGATCTCCGGCGAGACGCTGCTGAGGATGAGGGAGAGGCCCAGGTCGTCGAGGTCGTCGGCGTCACAGCCGACGATCGCGGAAAAGGGGTAGTGCGAAGGCACCCATGGCATGTGAGGCTCCCGCTCGTTTCGCCATCCGTTGGGACGGGCGCGAGGCCGGTCTTCGGACTGACCGAGTCCTCCTCGACGGAGGCTCGGTTCACCGCAGCGGGCCTGTGCCGGAATCTCACCGGGCTTCCCAGATTCTCCCCTTCCGCCGTCCCCACCCTTTCCGATGGCTGGGCCGTAGGGGCACCTCGTGCCTGTGGCCACGATAGCGTCGAGGCCATGCAGGCCGACCCGCCCCCTCCCACCGAACCCCGGATCACCGTCGTCGGCGTCGGTGCCGACGGCTGGTCAGGCGTGCCGGAGCGGTTGCGCCGGCACGTCCTCGACGCGGACGTGGTGTTGGGCGGGCGCAGGCACCTGGACATGCTTCCGGACCGGCCGGGACAGCGCCGGGCGGCCTGGCCCTCGCCCCTGCGGGAGGGCCTGCCGTCCCTGCTGGACTCCCTCGCCCCCGAGGGCACCGCCACCGTGGCCCTCGCTTCCGGGGATCCGTTCGTCTCCGGGATCGGCACCACACTCATCGACCTGCTGGGAGCCGGGGCCGTGCGGGTGGAGCCGGCCGTCTCCTCGGTCGCCCTGGCCCGGGCCCGGATGGGCTGGCCGGCGGAGCGCTGCGCGGTGGTGAGCCTGGTCGGGCGCGATGCCCGGCTGGTACTGCGGTGGTTGGCGCCCGGCCGCCGTGTCCTGGTGCTCTCCTCCGACGCGGGCACCCCCGCGGCGGTCGCGCTCCTGCTGGCGGAGGCCGGTTACGGCGCCAGTCGGATGACCGTCCTGGGCGACCTGGGCTCAGAGGCCGACCCGGAGCCGGACCCGGACCTTGAGCCGGGCCCGGAACAGGAAGAGGGCTCCGCCGCGGCCCCGAGACCGGAGTCCCGGCTCTCCGCCACGGCCGCCGCGTGGCTGTCGGCTCCGCCCGGGCCCGTGTCCCCGCTGCACGTGCTCGCCCTCGAACTCGCCGGCCCGTCCGGATACGGCCTCCTCGCGGGCCTGCCCGACGACGCGTTCGAGCACGACGGCCAACTGACCAAGCGCGACCTGCGGGCCTCGGCGCTGGCCCGGCTGGCCCCCTCGCCTGGAGAGCACCTGTGGGACGTGGGCGCGGGCGCGGGATCGGTCGGGATCGAGTGGATGCGCGCCGATCCGACCTGCGCGGCCACGGCGATCGAGTCCCACCCCGAACGCGCCGCGCGGATCGAGCGCAACGCGGGACGACTCGGTGTGCCGGGCCTGTCGGTGGTGGCCGGGCGGGCGCCGGACGCCCTGGCCGGCCTGCCCCGCCCCGACGCGGTGTTCGTCGGCGGCGGCGCGACCCGGCCCGGCGTGCTGGACGCCTGCCTGCGGGCACTGCGGCCCGGTGGCCGGATCGTGGTGCACGGCGTGACGCTGGAGACCGAGACCCTGCTCGCGGACGCCTACCGGCGCCACGGCGGTGAGCTCACCCGGATCGCCGTCGAGACCGCCGCGCCCATCGGCACGTTCACCGGATGGGCGCCCGCCCGCACGGTCACCCAGTGGTTCCTGAGGTCGTGAGGTCCTGACGGGCCGTCCCGCCGACGTGCCCCGCGGGACCGCTCGTCACCGGCCGGGGTCCACACCCCTGGGCCGGGCCGGGTCGTAGAGGAAGGACTCGCCGCCCCTGCCCGCGTCCAGCGCCCACCCCACCAGCACGACCGCCGCCTGCCGGAACCCGGCCTCCTCCACCGCGTCCGCGATGGTGGCGACCGTGCCCCGCAGCACCGCCTCACCCGGCTGGCTCGCCCGGTGGACGACGATGACCGGGCAGTCGGCGCCGTACTCGGGACCGATCTCCGCCATCAGCTTCCGCACCCGCCTGATCGCCAGGTGCAGCACCAGCGTGGCCCGGGTCGCCGCGAACGCCGCCAGCGACTCGGTGTCCGGCATGGCCGTCGAGCGGGCGCGGGTCCGCGTCAGCACCACCGACTGCGCCACCAGCGGCACGGTCAACTCCCGTCCCACCAGCGCCGAGGCCGCCGCGTACGCCGGCACGCCCGGCGTGACGTCCCACGGGACGCCGTGCGCGTCGAGCCGGCGCGTCTGCTCGGCCAGGGCCGAGTAGATCGACGGGTCGCCCGAGGTGAGCCGGACGACGTCCCGGTCCGCGGCGTGCGCGCCGACCAGATGGTCGGTGATGCGGTCCAGGTCCAGCCCCTGGGTGTCCACCAGTTCGGCGTCCGGCGCGCAGTGGGTGAGGACCTCCGGATCCAGGTACGTCCCGGGGTAGAGCACCACGTCCGCCGCGGCCAGCATCCGCGTCGCGCGGACCGTCAGCAGGTCGGCGGCGCCGGGTCCCGCTCCCACGAAGTGCACGGTCACGGCTTCACCCACCGGGGGGTCCAGACCCGGCCCGTCTCGGACACCCGGGTGCCGGAGGCGCCGACGATCAGCAGGCAGCGCATGTCGACGGCGGCCGGGTCCAGGTCGGCGAGGGTGGTCACCGTGAGCGACTCGCCGTCCCGACCGATGTCGCGGCCGACCACGACCACGGTGTCGGGCTTGCGGTGCTCCAACAGGATCCGGCGGGCGGTGACGATCTGCTCGGTCCGCGACCGGGAGGCCGGATTGTAGACCGCCAGGGCCAGATCGGCCTCGGCGACGGCGCGCAGCCGGCGCTCGACCACGTCCCAGGGCTTCAGCCGGTCGGAGAGGCTCATGACCGCGAAGTCGCCGCCGACGGGGGCGCCCGCGCGCGCGGCGACCGCCTGGACCGCGCTCACCCCGGGCAGCACCCGGATCGGGACGTCCCGGTAGGCGGGATCCTCGGCGGCCTCGAACACGGCCGTCGCCATGCCGAAGACCCCGGCATCGCCGCCGGAGACCACCGCGACGCGTTCTCCGCGCCCGGCGAGGTCGAGCGCCAGGCGGGCCCGGTCGAGTTCGACGGTGTTGCCGGACGCGTGCCGGGTCAGGCCGGGGCGCTGCGCGACCCGGGCGACGTAGGGGCCGTACCCCACGACGTGGTCCACCTCGGCGAGCGCCGCCGCGGCCTCGGGCGTGAGCCAGTCCTCGGGGCCGGGCCCCAGGCCGACGACCAGCAGCTCGGCCGCGCCTTCCGTGCGCTCCCGGCCCTCCTGGCCGTCCCGACCGGCCCGGCCGTCGTCGCCGTCGCCGCCAACCTGCGCGTTTCGGCCGACCCGACCGTCCACGCCGGTCTCCGCGTTCGTGCCGTCGCGCCCGTCGTGCCCGGCGAGCGCGGACGTCGCCGCGTCGCTTCGCGAGCGTCGGCCGTTGCGGCTGTCACCGGTCACCAGCACCAGAGAGAAGTAGGGCACCGTCGCCGGGTCGACCTCCGCGACCGGCAGCCGCCGTTCGCCCGGCATCGAGGCCCGCTCCACGTATTCCGCGTGCTCCAACCGCCCTGCGGCCTCCAACGCCCGGCGCACGGCCGGGAAGGTCCGGCCGAGCTTCATGATCACGGCCGCGTCGGTGTCGGCGAGGCGGCGGGCCAGTTCCGGTTCGGGCAGGGTTCCGGGCAGCACGGTGAGCACGTCGGTCTGCCGGGCCAGCGGGGCCGCCGTGGCGGCGGCGAACGCCGGCACCCCCGGCACGACCTCGGTCTCGTACCGCTCGGAGAGCCGGTCGTGCATGTACATGTACGACCCGTAGAAGAGGGGATCGCCCTCGGAGAGCAGGACGACGTCGCGGCCGGCGTCCAGGTGGGCCGCCAACCGGGCGGCGGACCGCTCGTAGAAGTCGGCCAGCGCGCCCGCGTACCCACCCGGGTGGTCGGTCGCGCCGGTGGTCACCGGGTACGTGAGCTGCTCCTCGACCGCCGTCGACGGGATCAGTCCCTCGGCGATGCGTCGGGCGTTGGACGTCTTGCCGACGCCCGCGTGGTAGGCGACGACGTCGGCGGCGGCGATCAGCCGGGCCGCCTTGAGGGTGATCAGCTCGGGGTCTCCGGGACCGACACCGACGCCGTGGAAACGACCGGTCACTCCTCCTCCTTGGCGAGTGCGTTGAGAGCCGACGAGGTCATCGCGGAGCCTCCGCGACGGCCGCGAGCGGTCACGTAGGGGACGTCGACGCCGAATCGATCGGCGAACTCGGTCAAGGCCTGCTTGGACTCGGCGGCACCGACGAAGCCGACGGGGCAGCCGATGATCGCGGCGGGGCGCGGGGCGCCCTCGGCCAGCATCTCCAGCAGGTGGAAGAGCGCCGTGGGGGCGTTGCCGACGGCGACGACGGCGCCGTCCAGCAGGGGTTCCCACAGCGACACCGCGGCCGCCGTGCGGGTGGTGCCCCAGTCCCGGGCCAGGCCGGGAACGCGCTCGTCCCCGAGGAAGCAGAGCACGTCGTTGTCCCGGGGCAGGCGGTTCGCGGTCACCCCGGTGGCGACCATCGTGGCGTCGCACAGGATCGGCGCGCCGGAGCGGAGGGCGGCCCGCGCCGCGGGGACCAGCTCGGGGTGGACGACGAGGTCGTCGGCGAGGTCGACCTGGCCGGAGCCGTGGATCATCCGCACGGCGAGCCGTTCGGCGTTGGCGGGCAGGTGCGACAGCCGCGCCTCGCTGCGGATGATGGCGAAGGAGTCCGCGTAGATCGCGGGCCCGTCGTCGATGTACTCGTAGCGCCGACCGGGCCGGCGCGGCGTGAGGGGCGTGTCGGGCGTGCCCGTCCGCTCCGCCGTGTCGCACGGGTCCGGTCGGTTCGGCTGGTCGGGTGTGGCCGCTCGGTTCGGCTGTCTCATCTGCTCACGTCGGTCCGGCTGGTTCGCGGTCTCACGTCGGTCCGGTGTGCTCGGTCGGTCGAGCGGGTCCGGCCGGTGAGGTGGATTCGGTCTGTCGGCGGTGGTCACTGTGGCCCTCCGGGGACGAGGACGCCGCGCCAGGGCGTGACGACGAGATCGTCGTGCTCACCGTGCCCTGCGGCGATCGCCTCCTCCGCGAGCGCCTCGGCCGCGGCCCGGTCCAGCCCTTCGTCGGGGACCGGGACGTGCCGACCGCCACCGGGCAGGGGCCCGTACGGCAGCGGCGGCGCGGGGGTCGGCAGACGCGGGTCGGGCGCCACGGGATCCGTCAGCGGCGTCGGGAGCTCGGCGACATGCCACGCGGCGGTGGGGCCCTCGCCGCGCCGCGCCAGGAACTCGTCGGCGAGCCCCACGAGCGCGGCCGGCGCCTCGTCGAACGGGACGACCGGGCCCCAGCCGTCCCCGACCCTGAGCTGGGCCACACGTGCGTCCAGGGCGACCACGCCCAGGTCGCAGGAGCGTTCGAGCAGGTCGCCGCGGCCGTCGTCCAGGACGAACAGGAAGCGGCCCGGCAGTTCGGCCCGCCGTGGATCCGCGCACAGCAGCCTGTCCAGCTCGGCGGCGAGCGGGCGAAGGTCACCGCGCCCGCCCGCTCGTCCGGGGCCTCCGGTACCGCCGACGCGCGGGGAGGCCATGATGTTGCGGACCAGGTCGTGAGCCGGTGAGGGCAGCAGGCCGGTCCCTTCCACGGCACGCAGCGCCGCGGGGGTCAGCCGCCCGTCGCGCCCGGGCAGGGCCCGCAGCTGGAGGTTGGCCCGGCCGGTCACGTGGATCCGGCCGTCGCCGAACTCGGCGGCCACGGCCGCCACGTCGCGCAGCGCTCGCGCGGGCAGTCGGCCACCGGCCAGCCGGAGCCGGACGAGCAGCCCGTCATCGGCCGGCCACGGCCGCAGGGCGCCGGGACAGCGGTCGCGCCGGGTCCGCGGACCGGCGGACGGGACATCCTTCGGGGACACGTGCGTCCTTCGGGTCAGGGGCCCTTTTCGCGGGACCCGGGTGACCTGGCGGGTCGTCACCGCCAGCGCCAGCAGGTCTTCGGACTCGGGATCGATCGGTGCGGAGCGCCTTCCCGGAGCCTGGTACCGCTCCAGTGACTGCCCCAGGAACGTGTCCCGGGGCGTGCCCGCCCGTCACCCTCACCGCTGCGCGTCAGTCCCGGATTCGCACCGGGTTCCCTGCCCCACGAGGTGGAGTTCGACTGGCTCGACGAGGGTACCTCGCAGCTCGCGGCGCTGGTCCAGCGGTCTCCCGCCCAGTGCGCGGGCCGGCCGTGTGTGCCGGTACCGACCGAGGTGGCCGGTCCGTGCGGAGGCCGGCGCCGGGGCGCGTCCCTCTTCGGCCGGTCCGTGGCCTGTGGTGTCGCCTCCGCTGGTCATGGACTTGACCTTGACACCGTGACAAGGTCTTCACTGGAGCGCAGGAGGTGGTCACGATGGACGCGACCAGCACGACCCCGAACACCCGCGTGGCCCGGGCCCTGTCCGCCCGGGACACGTCGGTCCGGCTCCAGGCGGCCCTGGCGGTCGGCTCGAACCCCGACCCCGAGCTCGTGGAGACGCTCGTCGAACGCTGCGCGGTCGAGCCCGACTTCTTCGTCCGGGACATGCTGACCTGGGCCCTGATCCGTCTCCCTCCGGAGACCACCCTGCCCAGGATCCTGCGAGAGCTCGACTCCGAGCGCACCCAGGCCCGCAGCCAGGCGTTGCACCTGCTCTCCAAGATCGGCGACGGGAGCACGTGGGCCTGGATCACCCGGGACATGCTGCACGACGCCAACGACCAGGTCGCGCGGACCGCGTGGCGCGTCGCGGTCATGCTCGTGCCCGAAGACGAGAAGAGGGAGCTGGCCGGCGAACTGGTCCGGCAGCTCGGTCGCGGCGACCGCGACGTGCGGTTGAGCCTGAGCCGGGCACTCGTCGACCTCGGCGAGGTCATCGCACCCGCGTTGGCGCAGGCCGCGGAGCACGCCGACCCGGCGGTGGCCGCGCACGCCCGCGCCACCGAAGCGCTCCGGCAGGACCCGGAGGCCGGTTTCGACGCGGCCGTGGAGGAGGCGGAGCGCGTGAACACGCTCGGCCCGGAACGCGCCGCTGCCGCCGCCAGGGCGGCGGCAGCGGTGGACACCGAGCCGTCGGAGTCGGGTGGGGCGTCGGAGACGAACAGGGCGGCTGGGTCATCGGAGGCTGACAGGCCGTCGGAGCCGGTCGGAGCAACAGGGGCCTCGGAGGACACCGGAGCCGCGCGTTGCTGATCGGCGAGGTCGCCCGTCTCTCTGGAGTAAGCAGCCGGATGCTCCGGCACTACGACTCCCTGGGTCTGGTGCGTCCCACGGGGCGCACCGCCGGCGGCTACCGCGAGTACTCCGCCGAGGACGTCCGCAGGATCTTCCACGTGGAGAGCCTGCGGTCCCTCGGGCTCTCGCTCAAGGAGATCGGGCGCGCCCTGGCGGATCCGGCCTTCACACCGGCCGCCCTGGTCGGCGACCTCATCAGGAGG
This region includes:
- a CDS encoding precorrin-8X methylmutase, yielding MRQPNRAATPDQPNRPDPCDTAERTGTPDTPLTPRRPGRRYEYIDDGPAIYADSFAIIRSEARLSHLPANAERLAVRMIHGSGQVDLADDLVVHPELVPAARAALRSGAPILCDATMVATGVTANRLPRDNDVLCFLGDERVPGLARDWGTTRTAAAVSLWEPLLDGAVVAVGNAPTALFHLLEMLAEGAPRPAAIIGCPVGFVGAAESKQALTEFADRFGVDVPYVTARGRRGGSAMTSSALNALAKEEE
- a CDS encoding VWA domain-containing protein, coding for MPWVPSHYPFSAIVGCDADDLDDLGLSLILSSVSPEIGGVLVRGEKGTAKSTAVRALASLLPPIDVYQGDRFSVDPADDGQRSPDGPFESGSVVESRPVRLVELPVGATEDRVLGSLHLEQALTHGQVSYEPGLLARSHRGLLYVDEVNLLHDHLVDLLLDAAATGRVTVERDGFSVEHAARFLLIGTMNPEEGELRPQLLDRFGLTVEIAAPREPAARAEVVRRRMAYDADPAAFSARFHETEKALAARIAEARELVARVRLSEAALLKIAEVCAAFGVDGLRADIVTARTAVAHAAWAGRTSVTLADIRRAALLALPHRRRRNPFDAPGLDEDLLDRVLGDEEPPPDPTDPPETDGPDGTDGPEETVETGAEDPPASDDPADAEGGSGPEARAEDSGDGSADGEDEGTADAPADDERAPEPGPSEQDGPASDGGASVMSRAAAPYRTRTLTVRGSGEGADGRRSRAIGTRGRRIGATPPGQGPGTSLHLVETVRAAASRPRNPDQGRAEGPTFDSNQMEARTRNARPDSTDVRALDAGRAHEAHQSQEGRTLSTNAAQAEGSTLDRVGRPAEAGTHGGGRLRIEPRDLRVAVREGQETNLILFCVDASGSMAARKRMTEVKTAVMSLLLDAYRRRDKVGLITFRGSTAELALPPTRSVDVAAARLDDLPAGGRTPIAEGLVEAARVLRRERLRDPKLRPLLVLVTDGRATGGRGAVARAMSAADHVAGLGVTTVVVDGESGPLRLGLAATLAARLGADHLPVSEVSADALGSAVRERAA
- a CDS encoding nitrite reductase, whose product is MSPKDVPSAGPRTRRDRCPGALRPWPADDGLLVRLRLAGGRLPARALRDVAAVAAEFGDGRIHVTGRANLQLRALPGRDGRLTPAALRAVEGTGLLPSPAHDLVRNIMASPRVGGTGGPGRAGGRGDLRPLAAELDRLLCADPRRAELPGRFLFVLDDGRGDLLERSCDLGVVALDARVAQLRVGDGWGPVVPFDEAPAALVGLADEFLARRGEGPTAAWHVAELPTPLTDPVAPDPRLPTPAPPLPYGPLPGGGRHVPVPDEGLDRAAAEALAEEAIAAGHGEHDDLVVTPWRGVLVPGGPQ
- a CDS encoding precorrin-2 C(20)-methyltransferase — encoded protein: MTGRFHGVGVGPGDPELITLKAARLIAAADVVAYHAGVGKTSNARRIAEGLIPSTAVEEQLTYPVTTGATDHPGGYAGALADFYERSAARLAAHLDAGRDVVLLSEGDPLFYGSYMYMHDRLSERYETEVVPGVPAFAAATAAPLARQTDVLTVLPGTLPEPELARRLADTDAAVIMKLGRTFPAVRRALEAAGRLEHAEYVERASMPGERRLPVAEVDPATVPYFSLVLVTGDSRNGRRSRSDAATSALAGHDGRDGTNAETGVDGRVGRNAQVGGDGDDGRAGRDGQEGRERTEGAAELLVVGLGPGPEDWLTPEAAAALAEVDHVVGYGPYVARVAQRPGLTRHASGNTVELDRARLALDLAGRGERVAVVSGGDAGVFGMATAVFEAAEDPAYRDVPIRVLPGVSAVQAVAARAGAPVGGDFAVMSLSDRLKPWDVVERRLRAVAEADLALAVYNPASRSRTEQIVTARRILLEHRKPDTVVVVGRDIGRDGESLTVTTLADLDPAAVDMRCLLIVGASGTRVSETGRVWTPRWVKP
- the cbiE gene encoding precorrin-6y C5,15-methyltransferase (decarboxylating) subunit CbiE, which gives rise to MQADPPPPTEPRITVVGVGADGWSGVPERLRRHVLDADVVLGGRRHLDMLPDRPGQRRAAWPSPLREGLPSLLDSLAPEGTATVALASGDPFVSGIGTTLIDLLGAGAVRVEPAVSSVALARARMGWPAERCAVVSLVGRDARLVLRWLAPGRRVLVLSSDAGTPAAVALLLAEAGYGASRMTVLGDLGSEADPEPDPDLEPGPEQEEGSAAAPRPESRLSATAAAWLSAPPGPVSPLHVLALELAGPSGYGLLAGLPDDAFEHDGQLTKRDLRASALARLAPSPGEHLWDVGAGAGSVGIEWMRADPTCAATAIESHPERAARIERNAGRLGVPGLSVVAGRAPDALAGLPRPDAVFVGGGATRPGVLDACLRALRPGGRIVVHGVTLETETLLADAYRRHGGELTRIAVETAAPIGTFTGWAPARTVTQWFLRS
- the cobM gene encoding precorrin-4 C(11)-methyltransferase; amino-acid sequence: MGEAVTVHFVGAGPGAADLLTVRATRMLAAADVVLYPGTYLDPEVLTHCAPDAELVDTQGLDLDRITDHLVGAHAADRDVVRLTSGDPSIYSALAEQTRRLDAHGVPWDVTPGVPAYAAASALVGRELTVPLVAQSVVLTRTRARSTAMPDTESLAAFAATRATLVLHLAIRRVRKLMAEIGPEYGADCPVIVVHRASQPGEAVLRGTVATIADAVEEAGFRQAAVVLVGWALDAGRGGESFLYDPARPRGVDPGR
- a CDS encoding HEAT repeat domain-containing protein; protein product: MDATSTTPNTRVARALSARDTSVRLQAALAVGSNPDPELVETLVERCAVEPDFFVRDMLTWALIRLPPETTLPRILRELDSERTQARSQALHLLSKIGDGSTWAWITRDMLHDANDQVARTAWRVAVMLVPEDEKRELAGELVRQLGRGDRDVRLSLSRALVDLGEVIAPALAQAAEHADPAVAAHARATEALRQDPEAGFDAAVEEAERVNTLGPERAAAAARAAAAVDTEPSESGGASETNRAAGSSEADRPSEPVGATGASEDTGAARC